GATCGCGACTTTGCTCAAGAAATCTGCTGGTGGGATTACTTAAGGCAACTCAAGAACTTATGTGGGAATTCCCCACCCGGTTTGCGGAATCGCTGGGAGCGCGCCGGCTTGACAGGCGCCTCTCATTTCGGATTAGATGATACACACTTTTCCTCATGAAAACCGCATAACAAGGGGGGCCCTCCATGGAACCGACCGCAGCCGCTTTGGCCGAAAAGCTCCGGGACGCATACAATAATTTTGCGGCGGACGAGCCGGAGACACTCGACCTCTTTTCTCAAGACGTCGTCTACACCGATCCGCGCTTTCCGCCGTTCGAGGGAAAAGAGGCGCTGAGGAACTACCTCCAACAGCTTGCGGGCGAGAACCGCGCGCTCCAGGTCGCGTGGGAGTTCACCAACCTCATTTCCGAAGGCGAGCACGCCGCAGTCGAGTGGAAGGTCAGGAGCGGCGTCGACTTTGGCGGGAAACCGCTCGAATTTTCAGGCGCCGCCTTCTTCCGGGCGCGCGCCGGCAAGATATGCTATTACCGCGGCTACTGGGACACGTCGATCCTGCAACGACTGATGGAATAACGGCAAACGGGGGGTTTTCCCCGCGGGAGAACGTCATGCTGGATTTCTCATTCACGGAAGAGCAGGAATTACTGAGGAAGATGCTGAGGCAGTTTTCGCTCAACGAGTTGCTGCCGCATTACGGCTGCTGGGATAAGACCAGGCAATACCCGCACGAGCAAATCAGGAAAACGCTTGCGCTCGTGAATCCGTATGGCAACAACTGGCGGAAGGCCGCGGAACATCCCGATCTGATTGCGGCCGGAATCGTCGCCGAGGAGATCGGACGCGGCGACTTCAACTGTGTTCTGCCGAGTCTGAGCCCGTTCATCCTGAACTTCTTTCTTGCCGAGGCTTCCGAAGAGCTGAAGGAGCGCTGGTTTCCCGGACTGATGGCGGGCGAGAAGGTGATCGGGCTGTGTCTGACCGAGCCCAATGCCGGCTCGGACCTGGCATCGATGCGCTCGAGCGCGCGACGCGACGGGGACGAATACGTGTTGAACGGCGAAAAAAACTCCGTCAGCTTCGTGAACGCCGATGTTTTCTACGTTTTCGCGCGCACCGGGTCTGAATCGACGGGTTATCGCGGCATCAGCGCGTTTCTGGTGCCGCGCGAGACCGAGGGTCTCACTTTCTCTGAGTATAACGATATGGGCTGTAAAGCGGTGCCGCGCGGGCAACTGTTCATGACGGACGCTCGCGTTCCGGCCGCCGCGATGGTTGGGTCCGAGGGGAACGCATTCAAGATGATCATGAAGTACCTCGACATCAACCGCGCATTCATCGGGTTGATGTGTCTCGGGGCGGCCGCGCAAACGCTCGATGAAACCATCCGGTACGTCAAGGAGAAGCAGGCGTTCGGCCTTCCCATCGGCAGATTTCAGGGAGTTGCCTTCCCGATAGCCGAGGCGGCAACGCTGCTCGAAATGGCCCGTCTTCTGTGTTACAAGATTCTCTGGAAGCGGCAAAATGGGCTGGCGTGCGCGCTCGAAGGTGCAATGGCGAAGTGGTGGGCGCCGAAAACGTGCGTCGAAGTTATCCATGAATGCCTGCTGCTGCATGGACATTACGGGTACACCGACGAGTTCCCGATCGAGCAGCGCCTGCGCGACGTCATCGGCTGGCAGATCGGCGACGGCACCCCGCAGATACAGAAGCTCATTATCTCGCGCCTGCTGTTGGGAAAAGATTTCGGGCCGGCGGTATGATGTGCAGGCGCGGACAGTAAGATTGTACGACGATGAGGGGCTGGTTCTTGCGATGGGGACAGCCCCGAATCTACGGCCTAAAAGACGCGGCCCGTAATTCTTGGGACAGTCCCCATCGCCTGGGCCGAATTCATTCGGCCCTACCGGAGGGAAACACGTTCAACCGGTAGGTGCGAATTCATTCGCACAGTTCTGGCCAAAGTAATTCCCCTCTTCACGAAACTCTATTTTACAAAAGAGGAGCACTCATGCAAGAGAACCTCGATGATGTGGTGCGAAAGACGGCGACCGAGCGAATGACCGAGCAGCGGGTGGCCAACCTGCAGGAGTTGATGACGTATTTTGATCCGGAACTTGCCGCGGATATCGGCGGGTTTATCCTGGGCAAGCTCTATTCGCGCAGCGTCATCCCCTGGAAAACGCGCCAATTGTGCGCGATTGCGGCGCTGAGCGTGCTGTACAGGCCCGAACAACTGCGGGGGCATATCATCTATGCGCTCCAGGCGGGGGCTACAAAGGAGGAGATCGGCGAAGTGATCGTGCAGATGGCTATCTACGGCGGATTTCCTGCCGCCATTGAAGCGCTGAAAGTAGCCAAGGAGGTTATCGAGCAGCGAGTCTGATAGGTCACGATCCGCCGTTGCGCGGTGCGGTGGAGGTGTGTCCATTGGCGTGTCTCAAACCGGCGAGGATGTCGTGAACAGCGGCGATTTCCTCATCGACGAGCGCGCGGCCTCCATAGCGGGTACGGTAGTACAACGAAGTGAGCGTTTCGATATCCGAATGCCTCGGGTGCTCGCGCAAGGCCGGCAGCTCGAGGAATTCGAACGGCGTCAGGTGCAGCGGTTTCACGATTTTTCTTTTCTCGAGCAGTTTCAGCATTTTGCCGTAGAAGGCGGCGCCATTGCCGTTCCGGCTCAACGACGTCAGGAAGCGAAGGCGCGGCGGGATCTTGTGTCCGAACTTCCTGAGAATGCGGAAGAGCACCAGCGACATTGCCAGCACAAGAATGAGGGAAAAGAGCGTCATTCCGCTGAGGTTTCGAACCGCCTTCCCACCGTGACCGATCAGTTGAGCCAATAGCCGAGGCAGGTTTCGAGTGAACTCGGCGGCCTCGCCGAGGAGGCGCATCCGCCTTGCCTCATTGTACCCGATGACGTTCTGCCGCCAGAAAATCCGCATCCTCAGCAGTTGTTTCGACATCATTTTCGCCATCACCGAGCGGCGGCTTTCAAAGTAATCGTCGGCGACTGCGCGCGGTGACGGATCGAATTCCGCCCAGCCATATTGCGGGAAGAGCACTTCGACCCATGCGTGGCTGTCCTTCTGGCGCACTTCATAAAAGCTGCCGGCCTCATTCCATGCCCCTTGCTGAAATCCGCGTGCCAGACGCGCGGGAATGCCGACAGCGCGGCACATGATAGTCATCGCAGTCGCGAAATATTCGCAGTGTCCGCTCTTGCTGATAAAAAGAAAATCATAAAGGGGATCGTCGTTGAGCGGTTTTTGCAGATCGAGGCTGTAGGTGTAATTGGTTTCGAGAAATCTCCGGAGAGCGACGATTTTATCATATGGCTTGCTGTAATTCCTGGTGACATCTTCGGCCAACTGTCTGACCTGAGGGTTTAAACTTGGCGGCAGTTGCAGGAATGATCTGCGGATGTAGTTGCCGTATCTCCCCGACTGGGTGAATGTCTGGAGGTCTTCCCAGGAGACGTTTCCGAGCTGTTCGGCTGTCGGCTGATCCGCCGAGGAATAGACGGTGTAGCTGATAAGGTCGGGAAGCGCCTGCCTGTTATTGATGTAAAACGAGGAATTGAAGTCACGGGCGACGCCGTACCTGAAGGGTCCCTGGATCACCTTGATGTCACCGGCTGCGAACAGGCTCTCTGAGAACGGGATTTCCAGATAGAAAACCTGCTTGAGCAGCTCGGGCGACGCATCCAATTGTTCAATCCGATCCAGGGCATAATCATCGTCTGCGATGAATTGGCTATTCATCCGCGGGAAGATCGAGCCCATGTTCTTATTGGTGACGTTCCACTTCCTGCCGTTGAAATAGCGGAAATGGTCGCGGCTCGAGCTCCAGGCGACGCCGTCATAGATATTCAACGCGCCGCCTCGCCATCTCATGCGCGTCTCGAGCGGGCGCCCCTGCGCAGCGGGAACTTCGACCCGCAGCGCGAGCGTCTGGTCTTCCTGCACGCGCCCGTAGGTTCCGAGCTCGACGATCTTGGTGAAGCCGGTTCGCTGGCGAGCGACCCGCATCTGGTTGAGCGAATCGATCGGGTTGTTCCGCGCGATCAAGGCGTAGCGCAGCCGCGGCATGCTGTAGAAGAACGTAAGCGTCAAAGGGATCAGTGCGGCCGCCAGCACAACCGAAAACAGGAACAGCCCCTGCGGAATCGCCTCTTTACCCGGCGCGCGCCCGTCGGATGCCCCTCCCTTCTGTATTCCGGTCAGAATAAACATCAGGAGAACGAAATATGTTGCGGCGAGGCAATAGGCGCTGATCAGGACGCCGAACCGCAGGTCGGTAGTGAGATTGGTGGATGCGAGAATTTGCGCGAAACTGATCGTGAGGATCCGGCGGTAGGCCCTTTCGTTTTTCACGTTCAGCAGCGAATACGCCTGCGCGAAAATCGAGAGATGCACCGCCGGCAACAGCAGCGAGCGCGTGTAGACCATATTCACCGGGAATGACAGCAGCATGAGAAGACCGATGACCATCCACATGCGGCGATAGGCGGTCTGGTGTCTTCGCGGGCCTTCATAAAACCATCCTGCGAGCACAAGGAGAGTAGACGCCGACGGCCAGACGATGGAGAAATAATCGGTGTATGTCACCGACCACAATCCGATCAGCGCGAGCAGGTATGCGCAGATTTTCAGGTGCAGTCGGATATTCATCGGGAAATCCCCCCCGCTGCCTCAGAAATGATCACCGCAAAATCCTTATCCGCCGGCCGCGGAGCCTGCTTCGCGCGCGAGTTCCTCACGAGGACTCCGGTCCCGCCCTCGAGGAGCCTCTTGTCCGGCGTATATCCGGTATCTTCCGGACTAACGGGTTCGATGAGCGCCAGCACGATCAGCATCTTGTGCATCTGTTCACTGCCGCCGCCGTACGGAATGATCCTGTCGCGCGTCACCAGTTTCACGACGTACCCGTTGCGGCAGAGATACCAGATAACCGAGGCGGCCGCGCTTACAGTCCGCTCGAAGCTTTCCAATCCAGCCTCGGAGAAATCGTCAAGGACGTTATCGAAAACGATGCAGACCCTTCGTCTTTCCTCGGCCTCGGTTTCGCGCACAATCAGCTTATCCATTTTCGCCGACAGCTTCCACGAGATATTCGAGATGTCCTCGCCGTGGCGATATTCGCGCACGCCATACAGGCCGCTGCCGGGACCTTTCGTGAATTGAGGGAATTCGTCGCGGATGCGGCTCGAGCCGCTGATTATGCGGCGAATCTCATAGATGGCGGGATATACGATGAGATCCTGCTGTCCGCTCTTTTTTCGTTTTAGATCGAACAATCCCCACGGGAAGCGCGAGCTGATGATGATCGAGTCGAAACGGTAGAGGCCCCTGCGGCCGAACTGAAGCTTGATTTCGGTGGTATATTTCTCATTCTTTCTCACGAAGGGAACAAAGACCGCCCGTTCCTGGGCGGAACCGTCGACAATTTTGACACCGTAAGAATGAAACCGCTTTTTCCGGTTCGTGACCTCGAGGATCATCCTGCACGCCTGATCCGAGAAGACATAAGGGGGAAGACGGCGGGAGACCGATACGCGAGCAAGGTTGAGATAACCGGCCGCCGCCGAAACGAGGATGCCGGCGAGCATGACACCCGATACCAAATAAAGCAGGTTGTTTCCGCTGTTGAATCCGGCGAGCGCGATCGAGAAGAATAATACGAGGAAAACGATGGTCTCACCCGACATCGTACTGAAGACGCGGGCTTTATTCTGTTTCGCTGGGTGCATCATCGTCAGTTCCCTCACTTCAGAGCGGAACCGGGATGCGGTTGATTACTTCGAGGACGGCGCGTTCGGCGATTTCAGTGCGCGGCCCATCGACCTCAAGGCGCGTCGCGGGAATGATGCGATGGGAAAGACAGGGAATCGCCAGTTCCTTTATGTCATCCGGGATGCAATAATCGCGCCCGGAAACAAAGGCATGCGCCTGCGCGGCCCGATAAAAGCTCATCGCGCCGCGGGGGCTGACGCCGAATTCAATTGCGGGAGAATGACGCGTTGCGTCAACGATTTCCATCAGGTAATCGACAAGCCGGCTCTCGACCGCGACTTCGGTCGCCATGTTCTGCATCACGCACACGTCCTTCGCATGGATCACGGGCTGAAGCTCATCGATCGGCGCGGTGATTTTCTGGCCGGTCACCATTTTGCGCTCATCTTCGCCCGGCGGATATCCCATCCGGATCTTCAGCATGAAGCGGTCGAGCTGGGACTCGGGAAGCGGATAGGTGCCGTGAAACTCGATCGGGTTCTGCGTGGCCAGCACCAGGAACGGCTCGGGCAGGTGATAGGTGATCCCGTCGACCGACACCTGCAGGTCGTTCATCGCCTCGAGCAGGCAGCTCTGCGTTTTGGGCGTCGTGCGGTTGATTTCGTCCGCGAGGATCACGTTCGAGAATATCGGTCCCGACTTGAATTCGAATTGATGCGTGTGCTGATTATAGATGGTGACGCCGATAATGTCGGAAGGCAGAAGATCGCTTGTAAATTGAATGCGCTGGAATGCGCAGTCGATGGACTTCGCAATGGCGCGGGCAAGCGTGGTTTTCCCGATTCCGGGCACATCCTCGATGAGAAGATGACCCTTCGCCAGCAACGCCGAAAGCGCCAGCCGCACGGCTTTTTGTTTCCCGAAGATGACCGACGAGATGTTTCGCTCCAGCGCCTCGATTGATTCAGTAGCTTTTTCAAAACCCTTGACATTCATAGACACCGCAAGCGCCGTACGCTCCTCCCTCCAGCCGCGGGCGCGGCTCGTTCACTTTTATAATTTTGCATCTTTTTCGGGAAACCGTCTAGCGCGTTCACGACGTCTCGCACTCTCCCACGTACATCCGCGGAACCCGTTTGCTGATGCCGCAGAGAATCTCGTATGGGATGGTGCCAGCCCATTCCGCCAGGTTCTCGGCCGTAATCCGATCTTCGCCGTCGCGCCCCAAGAGCACCACTCTTTCACCAATCCCGACGCTCGGAACCTGAGTGACGTCGATCAGAACCTGATCCATGCTCACCCTGCCAACCACCGCCGCCCGCTTTCCGCGGATGAGGACAGAGGCTTTATTGGAAAGGCGCCACGGATAGCCGTCGGCATAGCCGACATTCAGCGTCGCGACCTTCATCTCGCCTGAAGCGGTGAACGTGCGCCCGTATCCGAAAGTGGCGCCGGCACAGGCCGATTTGAGAAAGGTAACCGCCGTCTCCAGAGCGAGAACGGGCCATACATCCAGCTTTTGCTTCAAATTCTGGCCGGGATATACACCATACAAGATCAGGCCCGGCCTGACCAGATTAAGATGCGCCTGAGGGCAGTTCAGGATTGCTCCGCTATTGGCGGCATGTACGTACCCGGGCTTGATGCCGCGCGACGCGAGTTCCTTTGCTATCTTCCGGAACAGATCCAATTGGGCGAGCGTGCCCGGATCGTCTTCGATCTCGGACGTCGCGAAGTGCGTGTATACGCCCTCGATGCGCAGGTTCGGGAGCCGCACCAGCTCGACGATCTCTTCAACGGCCCTGCTTGCCGCAAAACCGATCCGGCCCATCCCGGTATCGATGTCGATGTGGACAGGAGCCACGCACCCCAGCCGTGCGGCCGCCGCGGAAACCTGTTGCACAAACTCCAGAGAAGGCGCCGTCACAGTGAGGTCATTTCTGAGAGCGAACTCGATTTCATCCGGATGCACGCAGCATTGCACCAGGATGGGAAGGCGAAGGCCTGCCAGCCGAAGACTTGCACCCTCCTCGACCAAAGCCACCCCGAGCATTGATGCGCCGGCCGCCGCGCATGTGCGGGCGACCTCGACGGCGCCATGTCCATAGGCATCGGCCTTCACCACCGCCAGGACTGAAACGGTTTGTCCTGCACGGCTTCGGATTTGCGCCACATTATGTCTGAGCGCTCCAAGGTCTATGATCGCCCTTGTAGGGCGGCATCTTTCCATATTTTAAAACTTCAGCCGCTGGATGTCCTTCCTCACTTCCTCGGCGGATTTTTTCATGGCCTCGGCTTCGGGAGGTTCCAGAGATATTTCAATGATCTTCTCGATTCCATTCTGTCCGAGCAGAACCGGCACGCCGGCGCAAATGTCTTTCAGGCCATATTCCCCTTCAAGAACGGCGGCGCATGGAAGCAGCCGCTTCTTGTTCCTGGCTACGGACTCGACCATTTCGGCGACGGAAGCGCCGGGAGAGTAGTAGGCGCTGCCGGCTTTCAGCAGATTGACGATCTCGCCGCCGGCTTTGCGGGTTCGATCCACCAGCCGCGCAATAGTTGCCCCGTCCATCAGTTCTGTGATGGGAACACCCGCGACCGTCGTATAGCGCGGAAGAGGCAACATTGAATCACCGTGACCGCCGAGCACCAGCGCCTGCGTATCTTTTATGCTGACGCCTAGTTCCATCGCGACAAAACTTCGCAATCGAGCGGAATCGAGGACGCCTGCCATTCCGAAAACGCGAGACCTGTTGAAGCCGGAAACGCGGTAGGCGAGGTATGTGACCACATCGAGCGGATTTGTCACCAGAATGATGATCGCTTCGGGCGCATATCGGACGATGTTCTCGACAATGTTGCGGACGATTTCCGCATTCTTGTCGAGCAGGTCCGAACGCGACATGCCAGGCTTTCGGGCAAGGCCGGCGGTGATGATCACCAGGTCCGAGTCCTTCATTGACTCCATCTTGTTGCTGCCCTCGACCCGTGTATCCGACCCGAGCAGCGGAGCCGATTCCCACATATCCAGGCCCTTTCCCTGAGGGAGGCCCTCCACAACATCAATCATGACGAGCTGTTCGCACAGTTCTTTCTGGGCGATATGCTGCACGGCCGTCGCGCCCACGTTTCCTGCCCCGACCATGGTGATTTTCCTCATGGGGTCTCCTCCTCCTGCGTCACTGGCAATTTTCTTGCCACTCAAGACTCGGTGGAAATACACACATTTCAGCTATCGATGTCGCAGAACATTAAACTACGCAGACCTATTACAATAGCATATGTGCGGCCCAATATTCAACTTGACGAGCCTTCGCGAGAACTGCTTTTCAAGACGAGAAGATTCGCAACTATGTGTGTGGAAGGACATATCTGCTCTTGTGATACACCGGCAGCTGCTCGAGACTCTGCGGAAGAGCCCCGGCGCCGTTGTTAACCTATAGGGCAATTAAATTTGAGGAGATAGAAGGAATCGCCTATTCGTTCGGATGGTGTGCCATGCCTCATCTGAGGTACAAAGAAGCTTTTTTGAGATTGAAAGCGATTGCGCGGGGCTGGTTTTCAAGCTCGCCCCCACGCTTTGCCTTCGGGCGCCCTTTGTACGCAATTGGAACATATGCGGGCGGGTTTGAACCTTGCCCCCACTGGCGCTATATAATGGCCGATGGTATATTTGTCATTCAGAATGGTGGAGTCACATGAGATTAGATTTGAAGTATGGGCGAAATGAACTCGAGCTGGAGTTACCGGTCGGATTGAAATGCAAGATATTTCGGACAAAGGACATGCCGATCGTCAAAGAACCCGCCGCTCATATCAGGCAGTCGCTGGACGATCCTATTGGCGCTCCTCCGCTTCGGGAGTTGGTCAAAGGAAGAAAAGACGCATGCATTGTGGTGTCTGACGCCACCCGGCCCGTGCCCAACCGAGAGGTGCTGCCCCCCCTCATTGATAAGCTGCAAGAGGCGGGCATGTCGCCGGAGAAGGTCTCTCTTTTAATCGCGACCGGCATCCATCGTGCGCCGACACCCGATGAACTGGTGGAGATACTGGGAGAGGAAATATTAAGGCGTTATCGAATCATAACCCACGACGCGCGCGAGCGCACTCGGATTCGGCGAATCGGCTACACCTCCAGCGGAACGCCGATTGATATCAACGAGTTCTATCTTGAAAGCGACCTGAAAATAGTGGTTGGGCTGGTCGAGCCCCATTTCATGGCGGGATATTCCGGCGGCCGGAAATCGATCGCGGTCGGATTGACTTCTGTTGATGCAATCCGGACGCTTCACGGGCCGGCCATGCTCGAACAGACCGGCGCGCGCAACTGCGAGCTGAAAAGCAACCCCCTGCAGACTGAACTGCTGGAAATAGCGGCCGCTGCGGGGGCGGATATGTGTGTGAACGTGGTGTTGGATTCGAGCCGCAAGATCGCAGATGTTTTTACCGGCGATCTGGCGCTCTCGCATCTGAAGGCATGCGATTTTGCGGCCTGTTACTCGACTGAGCCGGGAACCGGATTATACGACATTGTCGTCACAACCGCGGCGGGTTATCCGCTCGATGCGACATATTATCAAGCGGTTAAAGGGCTGGTGGGCGCACTGGATATTCTGGCGCCAGGCGGCAGTATTATCCTGGCCGCCGAATGTTCTCATGGTCTTGGCAGTGTTGAATTTCGAGAAGGCCTCGAACTACTGAAGCAGGTGGGAGATCATGATCGATTTATTGAATATATCGCCGAACCCGCCCATTTTCATATAGACCAGTGGGAAGTGGAGATGCTGGTAAAGGTACTGAGGAGAGCGAGGATCTATCTTTATTCGGAGGGGCTTTCCGAGGAGGAGATTGATCTCAGCGGAGCGACTCAAATCAATTCGGTCGGAACTGGTATGCATCTTGCTCTGGCGGATGCCGGGCAGAAAGCACGCGTGGCAGTAATCCCGGAGGGGCCGTATTTTATTCCTTTGGCGGCGGGAGGGTAAAATTAATAGTTGCGCCCGTTTCTTCGGCTTCCGAAGGTGCCGTCTAAATTGACTTTAGCTTTGGCACAGAGTATAATTAATCAAACAAAATTCGGGGGGTAGTTTGTGCCGATTCGCATACAACATCTGAGAACCATTTTCTGGGCCGTCGATCTGACATTGACGGCTGTCGTCGTATTTTTTTTGGTAAGAGGAGCCCAATTCTTGTTTGCAGCCCCGATTTCCGAACCGGCTCCGCTTGCCCTTCCACAGTCGAACCAGCCGGAAATGGAATTTTCAAAAATCAAATCATACGAACAATACGCCGCCCTGCGAAAAAGCAACCTCTTTGGAGCACTGTCCTCTTCAAACGTGAGCGTCAAGAAGGTCGTTGAGGAGCGCCTGCCGGAAACGACGCTCGAGCTCGAGCTGCTCGGGTGTGT
The DNA window shown above is from Candidatus Abyssobacteria bacterium SURF_5 and carries:
- the mdh gene encoding malate dehydrogenase, with the protein product MRKITMVGAGNVGATAVQHIAQKELCEQLVMIDVVEGLPQGKGLDMWESAPLLGSDTRVEGSNKMESMKDSDLVIITAGLARKPGMSRSDLLDKNAEIVRNIVENIVRYAPEAIIILVTNPLDVVTYLAYRVSGFNRSRVFGMAGVLDSARLRSFVAMELGVSIKDTQALVLGGHGDSMLPLPRYTTVAGVPITELMDGATIARLVDRTRKAGGEIVNLLKAGSAYYSPGASVAEMVESVARNKKRLLPCAAVLEGEYGLKDICAGVPVLLGQNGIEKIIEISLEPPEAEAMKKSAEEVRKDIQRLKF
- a CDS encoding DUF3488 domain-containing protein yields the protein MNIRLHLKICAYLLALIGLWSVTYTDYFSIVWPSASTLLVLAGWFYEGPRRHQTAYRRMWMVIGLLMLLSFPVNMVYTRSLLLPAVHLSIFAQAYSLLNVKNERAYRRILTISFAQILASTNLTTDLRFGVLISAYCLAATYFVLLMFILTGIQKGGASDGRAPGKEAIPQGLFLFSVVLAAALIPLTLTFFYSMPRLRYALIARNNPIDSLNQMRVARQRTGFTKIVELGTYGRVQEDQTLALRVEVPAAQGRPLETRMRWRGGALNIYDGVAWSSSRDHFRYFNGRKWNVTNKNMGSIFPRMNSQFIADDDYALDRIEQLDASPELLKQVFYLEIPFSESLFAAGDIKVIQGPFRYGVARDFNSSFYINNRQALPDLISYTVYSSADQPTAEQLGNVSWEDLQTFTQSGRYGNYIRRSFLQLPPSLNPQVRQLAEDVTRNYSKPYDKIVALRRFLETNYTYSLDLQKPLNDDPLYDFLFISKSGHCEYFATAMTIMCRAVGIPARLARGFQQGAWNEAGSFYEVRQKDSHAWVEVLFPQYGWAEFDPSPRAVADDYFESRRSVMAKMMSKQLLRMRIFWRQNVIGYNEARRMRLLGEAAEFTRNLPRLLAQLIGHGGKAVRNLSGMTLFSLILVLAMSLVLFRILRKFGHKIPPRLRFLTSLSRNGNGAAFYGKMLKLLEKRKIVKPLHLTPFEFLELPALREHPRHSDIETLTSLYYRTRYGGRALVDEEIAAVHDILAGLRHANGHTSTAPRNGGS
- the larA gene encoding nickel-dependent lactate racemase, translating into MRLDLKYGRNELELELPVGLKCKIFRTKDMPIVKEPAAHIRQSLDDPIGAPPLRELVKGRKDACIVVSDATRPVPNREVLPPLIDKLQEAGMSPEKVSLLIATGIHRAPTPDELVEILGEEILRRYRIITHDARERTRIRRIGYTSSGTPIDINEFYLESDLKIVVGLVEPHFMAGYSGGRKSIAVGLTSVDAIRTLHGPAMLEQTGARNCELKSNPLQTELLEIAAAAGADMCVNVVLDSSRKIADVFTGDLALSHLKACDFAACYSTEPGTGLYDIVVTTAAGYPLDATYYQAVKGLVGALDILAPGGSIILAAECSHGLGSVEFREGLELLKQVGDHDRFIEYIAEPAHFHIDQWEVEMLVKVLRRARIYLYSEGLSEEEIDLSGATQINSVGTGMHLALADAGQKARVAVIPEGPYFIPLAAGG
- a CDS encoding nuclear transport factor 2 family protein, translating into MEPTAAALAEKLRDAYNNFAADEPETLDLFSQDVVYTDPRFPPFEGKEALRNYLQQLAGENRALQVAWEFTNLISEGEHAAVEWKVRSGVDFGGKPLEFSGAAFFRARAGKICYYRGYWDTSILQRLME
- a CDS encoding cyclohexanecarboxyl-CoA dehydrogenase; its protein translation is MEGQERRRLWRETARIFRRRLLPGARRQDMLLPRLLGHVDPATTDGITANGGFSPRENVMLDFSFTEEQELLRKMLRQFSLNELLPHYGCWDKTRQYPHEQIRKTLALVNPYGNNWRKAAEHPDLIAAGIVAEEIGRGDFNCVLPSLSPFILNFFLAEASEELKERWFPGLMAGEKVIGLCLTEPNAGSDLASMRSSARRDGDEYVLNGEKNSVSFVNADVFYVFARTGSESTGYRGISAFLVPRETEGLTFSEYNDMGCKAVPRGQLFMTDARVPAAAMVGSEGNAFKMIMKYLDINRAFIGLMCLGAAAQTLDETIRYVKEKQAFGLPIGRFQGVAFPIAEAATLLEMARLLCYKILWKRQNGLACALEGAMAKWWAPKTCVEVIHECLLLHGHYGYTDEFPIEQRLRDVIGWQIGDGTPQIQKLIISRLLLGKDFGPAV
- a CDS encoding carboxymuconolactone decarboxylase family protein — its product is MQENLDDVVRKTATERMTEQRVANLQELMTYFDPELAADIGGFILGKLYSRSVIPWKTRQLCAIAALSVLYRPEQLRGHIIYALQAGATKEEIGEVIVQMAIYGGFPAAIEALKVAKEVIEQRV
- the alr gene encoding alanine racemase encodes the protein MERCRPTRAIIDLGALRHNVAQIRSRAGQTVSVLAVVKADAYGHGAVEVARTCAAAGASMLGVALVEEGASLRLAGLRLPILVQCCVHPDEIEFALRNDLTVTAPSLEFVQQVSAAAARLGCVAPVHIDIDTGMGRIGFAASRAVEEIVELVRLPNLRIEGVYTHFATSEIEDDPGTLAQLDLFRKIAKELASRGIKPGYVHAANSGAILNCPQAHLNLVRPGLILYGVYPGQNLKQKLDVWPVLALETAVTFLKSACAGATFGYGRTFTASGEMKVATLNVGYADGYPWRLSNKASVLIRGKRAAVVGRVSMDQVLIDVTQVPSVGIGERVVLLGRDGEDRITAENLAEWAGTIPYEILCGISKRVPRMYVGECETS
- a CDS encoding MoxR family ATPase; the encoded protein is MNVKGFEKATESIEALERNISSVIFGKQKAVRLALSALLAKGHLLIEDVPGIGKTTLARAIAKSIDCAFQRIQFTSDLLPSDIIGVTIYNQHTHQFEFKSGPIFSNVILADEINRTTPKTQSCLLEAMNDLQVSVDGITYHLPEPFLVLATQNPIEFHGTYPLPESQLDRFMLKIRMGYPPGEDERKMVTGQKITAPIDELQPVIHAKDVCVMQNMATEVAVESRLVDYLMEIVDATRHSPAIEFGVSPRGAMSFYRAAQAHAFVSGRDYCIPDDIKELAIPCLSHRIIPATRLEVDGPRTEIAERAVLEVINRIPVPL
- a CDS encoding DUF58 domain-containing protein; protein product: MMHPAKQNKARVFSTMSGETIVFLVLFFSIALAGFNSGNNLLYLVSGVMLAGILVSAAAGYLNLARVSVSRRLPPYVFSDQACRMILEVTNRKKRFHSYGVKIVDGSAQERAVFVPFVRKNEKYTTEIKLQFGRRGLYRFDSIIISSRFPWGLFDLKRKKSGQQDLIVYPAIYEIRRIISGSSRIRDEFPQFTKGPGSGLYGVREYRHGEDISNISWKLSAKMDKLIVRETEAEERRRVCIVFDNVLDDFSEAGLESFERTVSAAASVIWYLCRNGYVVKLVTRDRIIPYGGGSEQMHKMLIVLALIEPVSPEDTGYTPDKRLLEGGTGVLVRNSRAKQAPRPADKDFAVIISEAAGGISR